In Pikeienuella piscinae, the sequence CGATCGGTTGCTCGGTCAACACCGCGGCGCTCTCGGACGCAGAGGCGAAAGACTGCATTGAGCGGATCGAGGGCGAACTGGGCCTTCCGGCGGTCGATCCCTTCCGTAATGGCGCCGGAAAGCTGGTGGACGCGCTCCCATGAGGGGCATCGTACGGCGCGAGCTATTCCCGATCGCCGGCGTGTTCACCATCTCGCGCGGCAGCCGCACGGTGGCGGAGGTCGTTTCGGTCGAACTGATCGACGGGCCGCATCGGGGCATGGGCGAATGCGTGCCCTATCCGCGCTATGGCGAAACGCAGGAAGGCGTGATCGAAGAAATCGAGAACTGGCTCGCCTCTGGCGGCGGGTCCCGCATGGCGCTTCAGTCCGAGATGAAGCCCGGAGCGGCGCGGAACGCGCTCGACTGCGCGTTCTGGGATCTCGAGGCTAAGCGCGCGGGCAAACGCGTGTGGGAGTTGGCCGGGCTTGCGACGCCCGGACCGGAGATCACGGCCTACACTCTCTCGCTCGCTTCGCCGGAGGAGATGGAGGCGAAGGCGCGCGAGAACGCGCACCGTCCACTCCTGAAGATCAAGCTCGGCGGCGGCGAGGAGGATATCGTGCGGCTTCGCGCGGTGCGCGAGGGCGCGCCGGGAGCGAAGATGATCGTCGACGCCAACGAAGGCTGGACGCTGGATCTTTACACGGAGATCGCGCCGACGCTGCTCGAACTGGGCGTCGCCATGGTCGAGCAGCCGTTGCCGGCCGGTGATGACGCCCCGCTCCTTGGCGCGCGGCGCCCGCTGCCGGTCTGCGCGGACGAGGCGGCGCACGATCGCGAGTCGCTGAAGGGGCTGACCGGCAAGTACGACATGATCAACATCAAGCTCGACAAGACCGGCGGGCTGACCGAGGCGCTGGCGCTTCGGGAGGCGGCGCGCGCGGCCGGGCTGAAGGTGATGGTCGGTTGCATGATCGGATCCTCGCTGGCGATGGCGCCGGCGGTGCTGGCGGCGCAGGGCGCCGA encodes:
- the dgcA gene encoding N-acetyl-D-Glu racemase DgcA is translated as MRGIVRRELFPIAGVFTISRGSRTVAEVVSVELIDGPHRGMGECVPYPRYGETQEGVIEEIENWLASGGGSRMALQSEMKPGAARNALDCAFWDLEAKRAGKRVWELAGLATPGPEITAYTLSLASPEEMEAKARENAHRPLLKIKLGGGEEDIVRLRAVREGAPGAKMIVDANEGWTLDLYTEIAPTLLELGVAMVEQPLPAGDDAPLLGARRPLPVCADEAAHDRESLKGLTGKYDMINIKLDKTGGLTEALALREAARAAGLKVMVGCMIGSSLAMAPAVLAAQGAEFTDLDGPLLLARDRRPGLLFDERGAHPPATELWG